A single genomic interval of Arachis duranensis cultivar V14167 chromosome 7, aradu.V14167.gnm2.J7QH, whole genome shotgun sequence harbors:
- the LOC107496586 gene encoding septum-promoting GTP-binding protein 1 isoform X1, producing MANKIRRKMSQLCKRIVEVDIRWGVLQRVSFVGQFFHFIWDRLLVCSVGKKSKSSRYTRLPLGDSSLAVAVAVSDDHDHDQGFHHTLVSESGYETDSDLVNLKISLLGDCHIGKTTFVIKYVGNEQEKKGLQMEGLNLMDKTLFVQGARISFSIWDVSGDKKSLDQIPMACKDADAVLIMFDLTSRCTLNSVFGWYSEARKWNQTAIPILIGTKFDDFVRLPPDLQWTIVTQARAYARAMKATLFFSSATHNINVNKIFKFIMAKLFNLPWTVERNVTVGEPIIDFY from the exons ATGGCGAACAAGATTAGAAGGAAGATGTCACAATTATGCAAGAGAATTGTGGAGGTTGATATAAGGTGGGGTGTGTTGCAAAGGGTATCTTTTGTTGGACAATTTTTTCACTTCATTTGGGATAGGCTTCTTGTTTGTTCTGTTGGAAAGAAGAGTAAGTCGTCTCGGTATACGAGACTTCCCCTTGGGGATTCTTCTCTGGCCGTAGCCGTAGCCGTGTCAGACGACCACGACCACGACCAGGGATTCCACCACACATTGGTTAGCGAAAGTGGGTATGAAACGGATTCCGATTTGGTTAACTTGAAGATCAGTTTATTGGGTGATTGCCATATTGGAAAAACTACTTTTGTG ATAAAATATGTAGGGAATGAACAAGAGAAGAAGGGGTTGCAGATGGAAGGGCTAAATTTAATGGACAAAACATTGTTTGTTCAAGGAGCTCGTATTTCTTTTAGTATATGGGATGTTTCAG GTGATAAAAAATCCTTGGATCAAATTCCCATGGCTTGCAAAGATGCAGATGCAGTTTTGATAATGTTTGATCTCACTAGTCGTTGTACACTCAATAG TGTTTTTGGATGGTATAGTGAAGCAAGAAAGTGGAATCAG ACTGCAATTCCCATTTTAATTGGAAcaaaatttgatgattttgttaGGCTCCCCCCAGATTTACAATGGACAATTGTCACACAG GCCAGGGCTTATGCAAGGGCTATGAAGGCAACCCTATTCTTTTCAAGTGCAACACACAATATAAATGTCAACAAAATCTTCAAATTCATCATGGCTAAGCTGTTTAATTTGCCATGGACGGTAGAAAGAAATGTGACTGTGGGAGAGCCCATTATTGATTTCTATTGA
- the LOC107496586 gene encoding uncharacterized protein LOC107496586 isoform X2: MANKIRRKMSQLCKRIVEVDIRWGVLQRVSFVGQFFHFIWDRLLVCSVGKKSKSSRYTRLPLGDSSLAVAVAVSDDHDHDQGFHHTLVSESGYETDSDLVNLKISLLGDCHIGKTTFVIKYVGNEQEKKGLQMEGLNLMDKTLFVQGARISFSIWDVSGDKKSLDQIPMACKDADAVLIMFDLTSRCTLNSVFGWYSEARKWNQAPPRFTMDNCHTGQGLCKGYEGNPILFKCNTQYKCQQNLQIHHG, encoded by the exons ATGGCGAACAAGATTAGAAGGAAGATGTCACAATTATGCAAGAGAATTGTGGAGGTTGATATAAGGTGGGGTGTGTTGCAAAGGGTATCTTTTGTTGGACAATTTTTTCACTTCATTTGGGATAGGCTTCTTGTTTGTTCTGTTGGAAAGAAGAGTAAGTCGTCTCGGTATACGAGACTTCCCCTTGGGGATTCTTCTCTGGCCGTAGCCGTAGCCGTGTCAGACGACCACGACCACGACCAGGGATTCCACCACACATTGGTTAGCGAAAGTGGGTATGAAACGGATTCCGATTTGGTTAACTTGAAGATCAGTTTATTGGGTGATTGCCATATTGGAAAAACTACTTTTGTG ATAAAATATGTAGGGAATGAACAAGAGAAGAAGGGGTTGCAGATGGAAGGGCTAAATTTAATGGACAAAACATTGTTTGTTCAAGGAGCTCGTATTTCTTTTAGTATATGGGATGTTTCAG GTGATAAAAAATCCTTGGATCAAATTCCCATGGCTTGCAAAGATGCAGATGCAGTTTTGATAATGTTTGATCTCACTAGTCGTTGTACACTCAATAG TGTTTTTGGATGGTATAGTGAAGCAAGAAAGTGGAATCAG GCTCCCCCCAGATTTACAATGGACAATTGTCACACAG GCCAGGGCTTATGCAAGGGCTATGAAGGCAACCCTATTCTTTTCAAGTGCAACACACAATATAAATGTCAACAAAATCTTCAAATTCATCATGGCTAA
- the LOC107496490 gene encoding LOW QUALITY PROTEIN: uncharacterized protein LOC107496490 (The sequence of the model RefSeq protein was modified relative to this genomic sequence to represent the inferred CDS: inserted 2 bases in 1 codon), with amino-acid sequence MSMSKSSKMLQYINYRMRVTIQDGRQLVGKFMAFDRHMNLVLGDCEEFRKLPPAKGKKTAPGEDREDRRTLGLVLLRGEEVISMTVEGPPPPEESRAKXPSISYPGGAPVMRPPGQMPGYPGQGPPPMARGPPPPMPPGQFAPPRPGGGPPQPFPVPPQFGQRPMGPPPPGQMVRGPPAPPRPGMPAPPPPRPGMPPPPGSGVPVFGPPRPGMPPPPNPQNQQQQ; translated from the exons ATGTCGATGTCAAAGAGCTCCAAGATGCTTCAATACATTAACTACCGAATGAGGGTCACTATCCAAGACGGCCGCCAGCTCGTCGGAAAATTTATGGCCTTCGACCGCCACATGAACCTTGTCCTCGGAGACTGCGAAGAGTTCCGGAAGCTTCCACCGGCCAAGGGGAAAAAAACCGCGCCAGGAGAAGACCGCGAGGACCGCCGCACACTTGGCCTGGTTCTCTTACGCGGCGAGGAGGTTATCTCCATGACCGTCGAGGGTCCTCCGCCGCCTGAAGAGTCACGCGCTAA GCCGTCAATTTCTTATCCCGGCGGTGCACCGGTTATGCGGCCGCCTGGCCAGATGCCGGGGTATCCTGGTCAGGGTCCACCGCCAATGGCACGAGGCCCGCCACCTCCGATGCCGCCTGGGCAATTTGCACCACCCAGGCCCGGTGGTGGGCCTCCACAGCCTTTCCCTGTTCCGCCGCAGTTTGGGCAGCGGCCTATGGGTCCTCCACCACCTGGTCAGATGGTGAGAGGGCCTCCTGCTCCGCCAAGGCCAGGGATGCCCGCCCCGCCTCCGCCTCGTCCTGGGATGCCTCCTCCACCTGGCAGCGGCGTTCCGGTGTTTGGACCTCCTCGCCCAGGCATGCCACCTCCACCGAACCCACAAAACCAGCAACAGCAGTAG
- the LOC107496489 gene encoding glucose-6-phosphate/phosphate translocator 1, chloroplastic encodes MICTVKQPGITGIRGSGLVFREKGSTRVQSRRLVLPSMITREKRSQRSLVSVQKPLHLSAVIGGVGNLSVRRERSEFVTCGAYEADRSEVEGAGASSPKVPSEAAKKVKIGIYFATWWALNVVFNIYNKKVLNAYPYPWLTSTLSLACGSLMMLISWATRIAEAPKTDLEFWKTLFPVAVAHTIGHVAATVSMSKVAVSFTHIIKSGEPAFSVLVSRFILGETFPVPVYLSLIPIIGGCALAAVTELNFNMIGFMGAMISNLAFVFRNIFSKKGMKGNSVSGMNYYACLSMLSLVILTPFAIAVEGPQMWAAGWQTALSQIGPQFIWWLAAQSVFYHLYNQVSYMSLDEISPLTFSIGNTMKRISVIVSSIIIFHTPVQPVNALGAAIAILGTFLYSQAKQ; translated from the exons ATGATCTGCACGGTGAAACAACCCGGAATAACAGGGATCAGAGGCTCCGGGCTTGTTTTCCGTGAAAAGGGTTCAACCCGGGTTCAGTCACGGCGTCTTGTTTTGCCTTCCATGATCACAAGAGAGAAGAGATCACAGAGATCTCTTGTTTCGGTGCAAAAGCCACTGCACCTTTCTGCTGTTATTGGTGGTGTTGGGAACCTTTCAGTGAGGCGTGAGAGGAGTGAGTTTGTGACTTGTGGTGCATATGAGGCTGATAGATCAGAGGTTGAAGGAGCAGGAGCTTCTTCTCCTAAGGTTCCATCAGAGGCAGCTAAGAAGGTGAAGATTGGGATATACTTTGCAACATGGTGGGCTTTGAATGTGGTGttcaatatatataacaagaaGGTGTTGAATGCTTACCCTTACCCTTGGCTCACTTCAACACTCTCACTTGCATGTGGTTCTCTCATGATGTTGATTTCATGGGCCACAAGGATTGCTGAGGCTCCTAAGACTGATCTTGAGTTTTGGAAGACCTTGTTCCCT GTTGCTGTTGCACATACAATAGGACATGTAGCAGCAACAGTTAGTATGTCAAAGGTTGCAGTATCATTCACTCATATCATCAAGAGTGGGGAACCTGCTTTCAGTGTACTGGTTTCCAGATTTATCTTGGGTGAAACCTTTCCGGTGCCGGTTTATTTGTCTTTGATTCCGATCATCGGTGGATGTGCGCTTGCCGCTGTGACTGAGCTCAATTTCAACATGATTG GTTTTATGGGGGCTATGATATCAAATTTGGCATTTGTTTTCCGTAACATCTTTTCAAAGAAGGGAATGAAGGGAAATTCTGTCAGCGGAATGAATTACTACGCTTGTTTATCTATGTTGTCATTGGTAATTCTCACACCATTTGCAATTGCTGTGGAGGGGCCACAGATGTGGGCAGCTGGATGGCAAACCGCCCTCTCGCAGATCGGACCTCAGTTTATATG GTGGTTGGCGGCTCAGAGCGTATTTTATCATCTGTACAATCAGGTGTCCTACATGTCTCTAGATGAGATCTCTCCTTTGACATTTAGCATTGGAAACACCATGAAGCGTATATCTGTTATAGTTTCTTCAATCATTATCTTCCATACACCAGTTCAACCCGTCAATGCACTCGGAGCTGCCATCGCTATCCTTGGAACCTTCTTGTATTCACAG GCAAAGCAGTAG